Proteins encoded by one window of Mercenaria mercenaria strain notata chromosome 4, MADL_Memer_1, whole genome shotgun sequence:
- the LOC123552602 gene encoding glucose dehydrogenase [FAD, quinone]-like: MDLLKTAFLFGFLAYLFYYLKFSRDLHQATKTINGTYDYIIVGAGSAGAVLASRLSEDPEVTVLLLEAGGDGTENAELYNTPLMAPMLAKSASDWQYESAPHHKSGAFINMNKDKHYYTSGKVLGGSSMYNYMQYVRGSRYDNDEWAANGCSWWGYDDVLPYFLKSEDYLGKEGDFTKYHHKGGPLGVTEETVFPELLKRFIEASKELGYKEVDYNAERHIPTKFGRRSVKLDTFRKCLSQKAVPGISLVVNLLHPKSRGKVTLKSTDPFDYPFIEPNYFEKREDIETLKRGIKLIEALFEIKAMKQIGTDSNRFKNAEFCANHVYRSEDFYECLVNHLSQVHYHQSSTCKMGPVNDKSTVVDPTLKVKGVTGLRVVDASVMPNAISGNTYAPVIMIAEKAADMIRGIDSVKDIRKHLANKSNS; encoded by the exons ATGGATCTGTTGAAAACAGCTTTCCTTTTTGGATTCCTGGCGTATCTTTTTTACTATTTAAAGTTTTCAAGGGATTTACACCAAGCGACAAAAACAATTAACGGCACGTACGACTATATCATCGTAGGAGCTGGTAGTGCAGGAGCAGTGCTGGCTTCGAGACTCTCTGAAGACCCGGAAGTTACAGTTTTGTTACTCGAGGCGGGTGGTGATGGGACAGAAAATGCCGAATTGTACAACACTCCGTTGATGGCACCGATGCTTGCCAAGTCAGCTTCTGACTGGCAATATGAGAGTGCACCACACCACAAATCGGGTGCGTTTATCAATATGAACAAAGATAAACACTATTATACGTCGGGAAAAGTTCTTGGCGGAAGCAGTATGTACAATTACATGCAGTACGTCAGAGGGAGCCGTTATGATAACGATGAATGGGCAGCAAATGGCTGCAGTTGGTGGGGTTATGATGATGTGTTGCCCTATTTTCTGAAGTCTGAAGATTATTTAGGTAAAGAAGGTGATTTCACAAAATATCATCATAAAGGGGGACCACTTGGTGTGACTGAAGAAACGGTTTTTCCGGAATTATTAAAAAGGTTTATCGAAGCAAGTAAAGAGTTGGGATATAAGGAGGTAGATTATAATGCTGAAAGGCA CATTCCAACCAAATTTGGAAGGCGAAGTGTTAAACTCGACacttttagaaaatgtttatcGCAAAAGGCTGTGCCCGGAATATCCTTAGTTGTGAATCTTCTTCATCCTAAAAGTCGAGGAAAAGTCACACTGAAAAGTACTGATCCTTTCGACTATCCATTCATTGAAcccaattattttgaaaaaagagaAGACATTGAAACACTAAAAAGAGGCATAAAGCTTATAGAAGCGTTATTTGAAATCAAAGCTATGAAACAGATAGGAACTGATTCTAACAGATTTAAGAACGCCGAATTCTGCGCAAACCATGTATATAGATCGGAGGATTTTTATGAATGTTTGGTAAATCATTTGTCACAAGTACATTACCACCAGTCATCTACTTGTAAAATGGGTCCTGTGAATGACAAAAGTACTGTTGTCGATCCCACACTCAAAGTTAAAGGTGTGACCGGACTAAGAGTTGTGGACGCTTCAGTGATGCCCAATGCCATTTCAGGTAACACATACGCCCCCGTAATTATGATAGCTGAAAAAGCCGCAGATATGATCCGTGGTATAGATTCTGTAAAAGACATCCGGAAACATCTTGCTAATAAAAGTAATAGTTGA
- the LOC123553139 gene encoding adenosine receptor A3-like has product MLNETNSSRDIETDTSMLQTVIYYGVNGFGISWTYLIVHIVLATVAVVGITLNSFTLWALRGKDSGLDVSIIFISNLAFSDVINGVICVYLVTYNLIHYKNYYECAFRTGVIIGMNFNSALQLLALTFDRYFKIIYPYRYVRIFKDKRAKVFCVCAWLLSTILCLLPILGLRQPPIHGLEYCSFFGVQTDTYLILMAVCFYTIFLMAAFCYYRILSVSFALTKRFRQQQTTKQLWWKPTKTVLILIVFYFVCWVPLSACIILHLSDGFPDHYTDDMKGTVLAYCSSLVFLDTIVNPVIYALKIRTVKRKLASIFCSLKPTSTGTNISVLQRNMHDTRDSELSLWRPAPYN; this is encoded by the exons ATGCTTAATGAAACGAATAGCTCACGTGATATTGAAACAGACACTAGTATGTTGCAAACGGTGATATATTATGGAGTGAATGGTTTTGGAATTTCCTGGACTTACCTGATTGTACATATTGTTTTGGCTACAGTGGCGGTAGTGGGAATAACCTTAAATTCATTTACCCTTTGGGCGCTACGTGGAAAAGATTCTGGATTAGACGTTTCgataatatttatatcaaacttagCATTTAGTGACGTCATCAATGGCGTCATTTGCGTATATTTGGTGACTTACAATCTTATACACTACAAAAATTATTACGAGTGTGCCTTTAGGACAGGTGTGATAATTGGAATGAATTTCAATTCTGCTCTGCAACTGTTGGCTCTAACGTTTGAtcgttatttcaaaattatttatccaTACAGATATGTACGCATATTCAAAGATAAAAGAGCGAAGGTATTCTGCGTTTGTGCATGGCTACTATCGACCATCTTGTGCCTATTACCTATACTTGGACTACGACAACCACCGATTCATGGTCTAGAATACTGTAGTTTCTTTGGCGTGCAGACGGACACATATCTAATACTAATGGCTGTTTGCTTTTATACGATCTTCTTAATGgcggctttttgttactatagaATCCTGTCCGTGTCTTTTGCGCTTACAAAGAGGTTTCGTCAGCAACAAACAACGAAACAGCTATGGTGGAAACCAACAAAAACTGTGCTTATTCTTATAGTGTTCTACTTTGTGTGTTGGGTTCCATTAA GTGCATGTATCATACTCCATTTGAGCGATGGATTTCCAGACCACTACACTGATGATATGAAAGGGACCGTTCTAGCATACTGTTCTTCACTTGTGTTCCTGGATACGATAGTAAATCCAGTTATATACGCCCTGAAGATCAGAACAGTGAAACGTAAACTGGCAAGCATATTTTGCAGTTTAAAACCAACATCCACAGGAACGAATATATCTGTGCTACAGAGAAACATGCATGACACTAGAGACAGTGAATTGTCTTTGTGGAGACCTGCTCCATATAATTAG
- the LOC123550816 gene encoding uncharacterized protein LOC123550816 — translation MSYEEDLRRLKNISCEEQINFSCSSCRKEYQSNGAIKYCARCQEYLFIPCMEDTDDLSTQIPEKRQAHDSIHTLNSKMAEDSSRIKGIANERPRSECSVWTCSVNVPVISTVGCTENQSPEGNSVGKYNETTDQVERTMQLMEQAVRELQQAEKRHKDHLDELNQMKKNCLRKIQRFRTEVNETIERLEQAAIAELENTFQEIDKVLHDKLSKIQETLNILRKSNEDVKQDISQNVDSESLCEDVFKTAEPFLTEPDIKHELVFINNTKLLEILQSFHSFGFCEYQEKQDLYHIQSMETKTIRHENDKEDCSIHSCCFIDPGDILLADYKNKNIKVLDGAVYKVKDVLSLNRYPLSVCRVSNTEAAVALAETRHFGSDNCIQFVSTERKLVPTRSIRLEHCCTGISVIRNQLFVSNERKRLFVYNLQGELQTTVHLDQFGNEIFSKSYAITENDNGKMVHVTDLNKGLITLDKEGKLLWKYSGPKIKMAWGVCTDGKGNIFVSGGNSSNVVQIGPGGNYLGEVVSEAHSIKDPQAICFDEKKSRLFVTRYNCNSVYIFSVL, via the exons ATGTCGTACGAAGAAGATCTTAGACGTTTAAAAAATATTAGCTGTGAGGAACAAATTAACTTTTCTTGCTCGTCGTGTAGGAAAGAATATCAGTCAAATGGAGCTATAAAATATTGTGCAAGGTGTCAGGAGTATTTATTTATACCCTGCATGGAAGACACGGACGATTTGTCTACACAGATTCCAGAAAAACGTCAGGCTCATGATTCGATACACACCCTAAATTCTAAAATGGCTGAAGATTCATCTCGGATCAAAGGTATTGCAAACGAACGTCCCCGGTCTGAGTGTTCCGTGTGGACATGTAGCGTTAATGTGCCTGTGATTTCAACAGTGGGATGTACTGAAAATCAAAGCCCGGAAGGAAACTCAGTCGGCAA ATACAATGAGACTACAGATCAAGTTGAACGTACAATGCAACTAATGGAACAAGCGGTCAGAGAGCTACAACAGGCTGAAAAACGACACAAAGATCATCTGGACGAGCTAAATCAAATGAAGAAGAATTGTCTTAGAAAAATACAGCGCTTTAGAACTGAAGTAAACGAAACCATCGAACGATTAGAACAAGCTGCAATTGCCGAGCTTGAAAATACATTTCAAGAAATTGATAAAGTCCTACATGACAAACTCAGTAAAATACAAGAAACTTTAAACATCTTGAGAAAATCAAACGAGGATGTCAAACAAGATATATCACAAAATGTTGATAGTGAATCGCTTTGTGAAGATGTGTTTAAAACAGCAGAACCATTTCTAACTGAACCTGATATAAAACATGAGCTTgtctttataaacaatacaaaactTTTAGAGATTCTTCAGAGTTTTCATTCCTTCGGTTTTTGTGAATACCAGGAAAAACAAGATCTATATCATATACAAAGCATGGAAACGAAAACTATCAGGCACGAGAATGATAAAGAAGATTGTAGCATACAttcttgttgttttattgatCCGGGTGATATCCTTTTGGCTGACTACAAAAATAAGAACATTAAAGTTTTAGACGGAGCAGTGTACAAGGTCAAGGACGTTCTATCTCTAAACCGCTATCCGCTTTCCGTATGCAGGGTGAGTAATACAGAAGCAGCGGTTGCCCTAGCTGAAACGAGGCACTTTGGCAGTGACAACTGCATACAGTTTGTATCAACAGAACGCAAACTTGTACCTACACGCTCAATAAGACTCGAACATTGCTGCACTGGAATAAGCGTGATTAGAAATcaactttttgtttcaaatgaacGTAAACGTTTATTTGTGTATAACTTACAGGGCGAACTTCAAACGACGGTTCACCTAGACCAGTTTGGTaacgaaatattttctaaaagttaTGCAATTACTGAAAATGACAATGGAAAGATGGTACATGTAACTGATTTGAACAAAGGCTTGATCACTTTAGACAAAGAGGGAAAACTGTTGTGGAAATATTCGGGTCCGAAAATTAAAATGGCCTGGGGTGTTTGCACGGATGGTAAAGGGAACATATTTGTGAGTGGGGGTAATTCTAGTAATGTGGTACAAATTGGACCAGGTGGAAACTATTTAGGAGAAGTGGTGTCAGAAGCACATAGCATTAAAGATCCACAGGCTATTTGCTTTGATGAGAAGAAATCAAGGCTCTTTGTAACAAGATACAACTGTAACTCTGTGTACATTTTCtctgttttgtaa